From a single Brassica oleracea var. oleracea cultivar TO1000 chromosome C5, BOL, whole genome shotgun sequence genomic region:
- the LOC106294243 gene encoding LOW QUALITY PROTEIN: phosphopantothenoylcysteine decarboxylase (The sequence of the model RefSeq protein was modified relative to this genomic sequence to represent the inferred CDS: inserted 1 base in 1 codon; substituted 1 base at 1 genomic stop codon) → MESGKRDRDMEVQTTHRKPRVLLAASGSVAAIKFGNLCHCFREWAEVRAVVSKSSLPFLDRLSLPREXSWNKIGDPVLHIELRRWADVLVIAPLSANTLGKGKNIXRIKLIAGGLCDNLLTCIIRAWDYSKPLFVAPAMNTLMWNSPFTERHLLTLDELGVTLIPPIKKRLACGDYGNGAMAEPSLIYSTVRLFWESQAHQQSAGTS, encoded by the exons ATGGAGAGTGGGAAACGAGACAGAGACATGGAAGTGCAAACCACTCACAGGAAGCCACGTGTACTGCTCGCTGCAAGCGGAAGCGTCGCGGCTATCAAATTCGGCAACCTCTGCCATTGCTTCAGAGAGTGGGCTGAAGTGAGAGCCGTCGTATCGAAATCGTCTCTGCCTTTCCTCGACAGACTCTCTCTCCCACGGG GGAGCTGGAACAAGATCGGTGATCCCGTGCTTCACATTGAGCTCAGACGCTGGGCTGATGTTTTGGTCATTGCTCCTTTGTCTGCTAACACGTTAGGCAAAGGTAAAAACATCTAAAGAATCAAACTC ATTGCTGGTGGGCTGTGTGATAATCTTCTGACTTGTATCATTCGAGCTTGGGATTACAGCAAACCCCTTTTCGTTGCACCAGCGATGAATACTTTAATGTGGAACAGTCCTTTTACAGAAAGGCATCTGTTGACGCTTGATGAACTTGGAGTCACACTCATTCCTCCCATCAAGAAGAGATTGGCGTGTGGGGACTATGGTAACGGCGCAATGGCTGAGCCTTCTCTTATCTATTCCACTGTCAGACTCTTCTGGGAGTCCCAGGCTCATCAGCAAAGTGCTGGAACAAGTTAA